Below is a genomic region from Raphanus sativus cultivar WK10039 chromosome 4, ASM80110v3, whole genome shotgun sequence.
AAAGGAATTGTTGTTCCATCTTAAATTTGACAAGGAATaactttcttctttctttctctacAAAAAAAGGAATGATGGGGAATGAGAAGGAAAAACTATTCCTTATGAATGATAATTTTTCTTAGGAATGTTAGGGAATACATTATTCCTCATCGTTCCTTGGTCACCAGTCGGACCCTtaggctctaactggtgaccaaagGAACAAAGGGGAATAGCTAATTCCTATTTATTCCTTAAACTTGACACCATTCATAAGGAATATGAATAATTAGTTCCTCTTTGTTCCTTAAATTGGATACCATTTAtaaggaatatttttttttcaatattccTTTGCATTCCCTTTAATTTAAGGAATTATAGAACAAATCTATTCCTTATTAAATCCGAGGGGGAACAATAGGGAATATAtattcctattatttttttcctctgCATTACATTCCTAATCGTTCCCATTATTCTTTTAGTGGTCACCAGTTAAAGCCTTAGAAAAACATCTTAAAGTAACAGatgttttatcattttaatataaatcatttcATAAATTAGTACTCCTCAAATTACGAATATTCACGATAAAAGGAAACCACATCTTTGGTATTTAATCTGTATATAGCTGTTACAATTCGAATGGTGGAAACAAGCAAAAACACAATTCCCAACTTTCTCGAAATTCTAATTTTAGCTAAATCAAGTTTGACTTTCTtccaaattaatatttcatattaattacGTTCCTTGAATTTTGTGGTAAATGTTACCAAACTTTTATTGTTGGTATTATTATCTTTTTGGCATACTCTCCACGACACCAAAAAAACGCAAGATAATTCATTCTATTTAGCATCATCTCTTTCACgatttgcaaaagaaaaaaaacgtaAGATGagattagaaagaaaaaagaacctGTAATGATGGCAGTGAGATGATTGGCATCAATGGACTGAGTGACATCTTCAGCTGTTGAAGCTGATCCAAATCCACTCTTTCCCGCTTTTCCGGTCACCATTCCATATATTCCCATGATTTTTCTCTCTGTTAAACCCTAAAAATATTGcgggtgaagaagaagaggaacaatAAAATGGAGAAGCAAAGAAGATTGAGAGTTTTACAGGTTGATGATAAGGAGCAAATGAATGCCTGTTTGGCTATAAATAGTTTCACGCGTGAGTAGATAGAAGAGTTGCTGTTGACAGGTCCACAAAGTCTCTAGCCGACAGCTAATCAGAGTTAATGCTGAGATCTTGTTGAATAATTAGCAAAGTACATATATACATTAACCAATATAGTACGAAATCGATATAAATCTCAAAATGCCTTATATAGTTTTCGGCACATTACTTtccaatatttaaaactaaggTTATGCGTGGAATGATGGTATACACTAAAAAAACCTTGAATTTGAACctttgttatatataataattcatTAACTTCCTCGTTTTTACGTTTTGGAAAGTAATTATATACAAGTATCCtgttaagataaataaaaacatgattaatctattaaaactagtttaaaatgttttatgaGAATTTTATAAAAGTTCCAATTAAATTCATTTCACAGTTAATTATcaacaatttaattttattctgATATTTTGTCTAccatatcattttaatattaattcttttatataaaactacttatattttagaaaagagCATTCCTTCAATCCATTGTCAGCTCCATCATTGGCTCATCAAAATGTCGTGTAGATGCTGATTTATGATCAACTTGACCAATTGTCTCTAGCAACGTAAATGCTATCATATGGTGAACTGATGATGTTAGCATAGGCTAAGCAAACACATACTGTTATCTAACGTATCATAAATCATGACCTGAAAAGGAGTAGGTGCTATGATTGATGAAAGATTGACATGTAAATCAAAAGAAAGAGTAAGAGAGTACCAACATTTCCGAAAAAAATTTAGGAAATATATTcgaatctcaaaaaaaaaaaggagcttCTACAAGTACAATGACGACAACAAAGAAAACTACTTTGTATAAGAAGAAATAATGACGATCATTATTAGTTTTGTTACATTGATTGTATAGATACTAAAATGTTTGATATTTGATTGGTGCTTACCGCTAGAGAAAACCTCCACCGGTCCAAGCAGTGGCTGGTTTGCCACTGTGACCTATAGATTTCTTATCCCCTGCAGCACTCTGATAATAGCCATCATCATCTTTATCATCATTATCATTATCATTATCCCAACCAGCCcaaccaccatcatcatcatcattagaaCTCGACACCTTTGGTGCTGCTTCCTTCTTGGTATTATTCTTCTCTTCTCCCCAGTCATCCCAAGATTTAGAGTTACGGTAATTGCTTTTGGTAACTTGATGATGAATTGGTTGCTGCTTCGTTCTGGTAGAAACCGTTCTTGTTCTGTTGATTCCAGGTTGATGCTTCTTCTTTAGTGAACTCTTCCAACTTTTTGCGAGGCAATTGCGATTACTCCTTTCATGACCCCCCCCCCACGTCCTCTGTCCTATCTCCGTTGTCTTACTCGCAACAAACATTAACAGTCTTACTCACCGTGTTATCTAAGCCACCTTCTTTCACTTGCAGTGAACAACGGCTTCTTATCTCAACTATACTCTGTGATCAGAGTTATAGTTGACCTAACTAGACGATTGAGAAGCTTCTAAACAAGACAAGTTTTTGTGTTACACTACATTGTCGGAGATTAAAACACAGCGGCAATTAGATACCAAACATGAAAGCTACCAACTTGACTTCAAACAATTATCAGAAATCAAAATTGGCAATGAATTTCGAGCAGAGATAAACAGATAAAAGCTTTTTTCATTCAATTAAAAACATTCTTagcatttttcttttaaacattCAAACGCAATCCTAAAAGACAGCTTAAGAGACATCTTAACCTACCAAACCCTAAAACGCAAACGCGATTTACAAACTCCGATTCCATCCCCCCTCCCCTTCAGCCGCCGAAACCGTACAGAGTCCTCCCCTGCCTCTTCAACGCGTACACAACATCCATCGCCGTCACCGTCTTCCTGCGAGCGTGCTCGGTGTAAGTAACGGCGTCACGGATCACATTCTCGAGGAAGATCTTGAGAACGCCGCGTGTCTCCTCGTAGATCAAACCGCTGATACGCTTCACGCCGCCTCTCCTCGCTAGACGACGGATCGCCGGCTTGGTGATCCCCTGGATGTTGTCTCGGAGGACCTTCCTGTGCCTCTTGGCTCCTCCCTTTCCCAATCCCTTCCCTCCCTTTCCGCGCcctgacattttttttctttttttgaaattagAGAAAGTGTTTAAGGACTGCGATGTGTGTAGATCTGAGAGTTGATGGTGGGAGGTTTATATAGGAGCACACATCTTTGTGAACCGTTGGATTGTATTTTAATCGGACGGTAAGTAATATCGATCCGCGTGGTTTTGATTCTATTGGCTGCCGTTTTTGGCGTGGCGTGAACACCGTTGGATTAAATTAGTAATAcgcttttttatttatttattagctTACCGTCTTTGGCTTTCATACGAACCGGTGGATTATATTTAATCGAAGATTGTGAAGCTCGATCTGCGTGGTTTTAAGTCATTGGTTAGCGTCTCTGGACTTAACATCTGCACCGTTGGATATTCTGTTATCCGGAGAGCCTGTGAACCGTAGAttatgtgaatttttttttcgcTAGAAAATATTATGTGGAATTGGGCGACGGGACAATGACGTCGTGGGTTTTTAAccgagaagatgaagaaaagcTGATATTAATATCGTTGATGAACATGTGATTAAGGATTGCTGTGAgaatattatttcattttgaCAAGCTGATGTACAAACATTATGTGTGTTTCAGGAGCTTAGAGAAACATTAGTTAATACTGAAACAAAGAACAAGAAAGAGATATTTGTGCTTCTGAACGATTACAAGCCCGGAATTTCACACACCCCCATACTCTTCTACTCTTAGTTTCGGAACAAGTATCTCAAGAACCGAGCCTGGTCCATCGTAGTACGGTTTCAATGTTTGCATCTTCGGGGATTCGAGTTGGTAAAGGGACTTCTCTAACAAACTCTCCCGGTGGACAATGCTCAGAGGCTGGATCAGTCAACTTAAACGTTCTGTCATATGTCTCTTGATGAATCTGAGAGAGGGGGAGGGATACGGTCAGGAGTAAACGACTGCCTTGGATGCAACCGTGGAAAGTGTTTGCCGTTACTTAACGATGACGATTAATGattgtttataaaatactaaatctatcatatatacatgtgtcgttcaaaaaaaaaaaaatccatatatacatgtgtattaatttaaaatgttcTTTTGTCAGGCTTTTCAGAATTCATactttttctaaattttgatagtctttctttttcctttttttgcaTCAAATGGCAAAAATCAACTGACTTGTACTACCCTACTTCTGCATTCCATTTGTGGAACTTTGATGACCTGAGGCTCTGAGCAGCAGCACTACACACGATCCTTTTTGGGAACTTgatatgttttctaaaaaattatagttctaCCTCTTCAGAATATGCCCTTCATGTCTATGTATGTCGTTAATGTCTCTACTATATTTTTGGAGAATCTCTTGTAAAATGTTACTTGGAAATAGCTCTACAGAAAAATCCGTGTTaaattttctattggttggttaTTAAGATAACCCATCGTAGACCAGTTCtgataaatataatttcaaaaaccATCTAGTGATTCATTTTATGTTCATCATTCTCAAGCATAgtatctttaatttttatatatatgatggCAAAGGTGTTTTGACCCTGTTCAATTCTAAAACTTATCACATCTTTGAGCTATCCTAGTAAGTAATAACTTACTCACTTATGCAGCTATGCTCAAAATAATCAAACTCTCTATCCTAACATTTGCTGAAAATCGATTTAAATCGAACTTTAAAACATTCTTAAAAAAACATTCATAACAGCTTCTCATAATTTTTCGTAAATTATACCGACGCGTCACGCATACTAGATTCTTGACAAGTTCCTCATATAAGCCCATAATTTCTGAATTGTGCGACGTTGAAATTTATTGTTTGTCAAGCTTGTCTATATGTTTTTATTCGTTCTATTACTAACTACAACCAACCATTTTAGAAACCACATGAGACTAATTGAAAATTTGTTTTACatgataatttttaaacacCTTGATGGCGACCCCATTTGTAGAACCTCACACACAGCCATTGAATTTGATTCAAACAAATTGCTCTTGAAAGCTGAACGATCTTTCTTTGCAGAACACTCTTtagctctctctctcgctctgtTTTTTATGTGTCAGTGTCAAATATTTCACTTTAACACTTGTTGCAAGTTTTGTGATGGCCGAAGCAACCTGTGCTGCAATACTACAATGTTTTACATTCATATGTGTCGGGCTTAGTCTCTAATCAAAGCTCAGATTACTAGCCCATTAGCGGACGACCCAAACCTGAAGACCCAAAAGTcatataaatagaataatttaCCGAAAGAATAAATAGTCTTGGTGGCACCGACAGCCACCAAATGTCCAACCACTACTACCATGTAACCATCATAACAAAACACCAAAGAAGATCTTCTTTCTTTCattgtatgaaaaaaaaacaattagaagATAAATAGAGATGCTATAATGAGTCAAAAGAATCAAATGGTCATGCTATCAAAGTTATATAAAACCATGTGGCTAATGAAAGAAACTTAGATATTTTccacaggaaaaaaaaaagagctatGTAATGACGATAGGTACGTTTTCAGTAAAATAATTACGAAAGTGATTGTTACAATCGAGATTTTAAAACATGTCTTCCATATATAATTAGAGAAAAACTAACATTTTTCTATAACATTCATCTATTTTAGAGGTATTTTCTTGCCGTAAAAGAAAAAGGTATTTTCTATAGCATTTATATgaaataacattttttcttaACATATGAATACTATGTAAACATGTTTTTCATttcatcaattttaaatttctctaatTTTGAAAGTATAAATGTAAATTGGAAATGgcgtcagaaaaaaaaactggaaaacACAACAAAACTTAAGTAGGTGAGAAGCACTTTCCATTATTATCTCTCTTCCCCTACCtcacaataataataatgttcAATAATAACACCGCAGACgccgcaggagccgtcgtgccTACCTCATCTGCCACAGTTCCCTCCACCATCTTCCCCGGCACAACCATCACTTCCAACTCCACCTTCATAATCATCGGCCCCCCTCCACCGTTCCCAGCACCTCCTCGCACCATCGACTTCACTCCTATCAAACTTATCTTCGCCGTCATAGCAATCGTCGCCGTCCCCGCCTTGGTCTACGCTCTTTTCTTCACTACAACATGTTCTTCCCGCCGACGCAATTCCTCCTCATCCTCCCGCCGCCGCAGCAGCAGCTCTTCCTCCGACGACACACCTCATGCAACCGTGGATATCGCACCGGCCGAGATAGACGCCGCCACCGTCGTCGCCGCGCCTGATTCCGGCGTAAAATTCAAGAAGGAGACTCACTCAGATGAGATCGGGAACGAATGCACCGTGTGTATTTCGGTGTTCGCCGACGGCGAAGAGATCCGACAACTAAGCGCGTGTAAGCACAAGTTCCACGTGCCGTGTATTGAGGAGTG
It encodes:
- the LOC108849431 gene encoding histone H4 — translated: MSGRGKGGKGLGKGGAKRHRKVLRDNIQGITKPAIRRLARRGGVKRISGLIYEETRGVLKIFLENVIRDAVTYTEHARRKTVTAMDVVYALKRQGRTLYGFGG
- the LOC108851865 gene encoding RING-H2 finger protein ATL33, whose product is MFNNNTADAAGAVVPTSSATVPSTIFPGTTITSNSTFIIIGPPPPFPAPPRTIDFTPIKLIFAVIAIVAVPALVYALFFTTTCSSRRRNSSSSSRRRSSSSSSDDTPHATVDIAPAEIDAATVVAAPDSGVKFKKETHSDEIGNECTVCISVFADGEEIRQLSACKHKFHVPCIEEWLKIHSSCPTCRAEVPVKPTEADANVNVNVNRSGGGNRRVSATNRDDDWRQGLPDASSLV